DNA sequence from the Mycobacteriales bacterium genome:
GTAGTCCGGCGGCCGCGCTGGGACTGGAATTCTCGGCCGAGCTCCGACTCCGCCTCGGTAGTGGGCGTCAGGCTTGGACGGCGTCTCGTACGTCAGCGCGGTTGAGCATGGTCATGCACCATGCGAAGTGGCCCTCCGACAGGTCCGTGCCGAAGCAGCACGCTGTTGTCAATGCGTAGGCGGCGCGATAGACGGAGTACCGGTGGTGATCGTGTCCGAAGGCCGGCACGAATGCCCGATCCAACTCGCCTTCAACGTCTGCCGCGCTTGGCCCCCACATGTCAAAACAACTCGCTGTGATCGCGGCGTCGAAGGCGGGGTCTCCCGTTGTGCTCAGGAAGCCGAAGTCGAGGACTGCGGTGGCGTGACCGCCAGATGCCAGGACGTTCGCTGCGATCAGGTCGCCATGAACAAGGCTGGGGGTAGCAGGAGGCAGACCTCGAAGGGCCGTGACTGTCGCCGTCGCAACTGCGTCAACATCGGGAAGAGCCGCTCGGAGTGCGGACTCGAACCGATCCGCTCTTCGCGCTACCAGGGCTGCGAGCTCTGTTTGGAACGGTGCGTTCGCGGCGAGGGGCGGCTCGTTCGGCAGCATGGGAAGAGTCCGCAAGGTGGGTTCCCCCGGGACCGCGGCGATCGCGGCTAGTGCCTCGGTCATGGTGTCGATGATCCCAACGTTGAGAGCCGGTGACGTGCCGTCAGCCCTCCACACCGGATCACCTGTCAGTCGCTCCTCAATGGTGATGAGAGTGCCGTCGACTTCCCTAAGGTCCAGGATGTGCGGCATCGCGACCGCGAGGCCGATTGGTCGAGCGACGTGCAACGCGTCGTAGAAGTCACGCAGTAACCCAAGATCGGTCAGGCCCCGACCGGACCACACCTTGGCCACGGTCCCATCGCCCAGGTCCGCAACTGTGCCTTCACTCCCCCACCCAAGCACTCCTTGATGTATCAGCCCGGCTCGCTCGAGGACGACAAGCGCCTCGATTTCTTCACCCCGCACCCCCGCACGATCGCATACGGCCCAGCCGTCGGCTCATCGGCTGCATTAGATGGACAACGCCCTTCTCCTCGGCTGCATGTCCAGCGCGACCAGCAACGACCAGCAGCTGCGCCGCGCATCGTGCACCTTGATCCGGTGCACCCCCGACCGCTCACACCGAGCGTCGAAGGCACGATTGAGGCAGCGCAGCCCGGCACTCGCCCCGCCAACACGGTTGCGCTCTGACC
Encoded proteins:
- a CDS encoding phosphotransferase; the protein is MRGEEIEALVVLERAGLIHQGVLGWGSEGTVADLGDGTVAKVWSGRGLTDLGLLRDFYDALHVARPIGLAVAMPHILDLREVDGTLITIEERLTGDPVWRADGTSPALNVGIIDTMTEALAAIAAVPGEPTLRTLPMLPNEPPLAANAPFQTELAALVARRADRFESALRAALPDVDAVATATVTALRGLPPATPSLVHGDLIAANVLASGGHATAVLDFGFLSTTGDPAFDAAITASCFDMWGPSAADVEGELDRAFVPAFGHDHHRYSVYRAAYALTTACCFGTDLSEGHFAWCMTMLNRADVRDAVQA